The nucleotide window TTGTCACGAACTCAGATCTTTTGGaattgtttattatattttttaattttatattattgaatAGTACCGCGCTGGTCAAAGTCTTCCACAAACTTAACTTACAAATATTGATTTACAGTCTTATTTTAACGTTACTTTGTATATTCAATGTTTAATTAGGGAAAACACTATTTATACAGCAAATAAGAAGGCAGAGGAAACCACGGCCATTATTGGAATCATCATCAGTAGAGATGATAACTTTCAGCAGGTGAATGAAGCCGATGCTGCGGATTATGAATAATTTGACTGTTGGAATAACCAAAAAGTTTAATGAAAAATGTAAGCAACTACTACTAGTCTGTCctgtataataattaaattgttttctaataaaaaagataattaaattgttttaatttatataatttccATAACCGTAATAAGACTTTCTTAATTAAGGCTTCTCTATATGTCATGAAGAATTCTAAAATGTTGTTATCTGAAGCttgaagaaaaacaataatgtgtTACTGAATTACTGTTTTTTACTAGTGGATTATATTGCTGTATCTGTTATATGATTGAAGGGAACACTATATATATGGTAGTAGTTAATGAATGAATATTGGAGTTTTACTTATTAGGGTTAGGGTGCAAGGATTTGAAACTGAACCTGatggaattaatttattttagtatatttgttagaaataaatttaaattatttaacatataacattattttttatatccaaTTTATCAAACTATTTCTTCTTttgaaagataaaatgaaatcatatttttttattgttagtcATATCTTATATCTCTTTTAAACTTAATCTTATctcacattatatatatatataaatataacaagaagaagaatctaattttcatgtatttgtttttagttatatgtcatcacattattaaaaataattcattttttaaatttattgtttaaaaaattatataaatgcataaatttaattaaaaaataatataaaattgtttatatcaaaattaaacttaaaaaaaaaggtaTATGAGAGGTAGATGTGGAAATAGAAAAACCGATATCCGGTTTTGAAGGTCGGTTATTTGTATATCTAAAGAGTTTAATTCGACTAGCTATACGTTAAGatgaaaactcaggtgaagtcgacttcacgtaaaATTGATACCTAATAATCGTTAGATGAATTAAccgatttgactaaattttcatctaacgactctcaagtACCAACTTCATATGAAGTCAACtttacctgagttttcacccaaaaagaagaaaaataattacaaccaaaacatacaaaaatggaatgTTTGGTACATtctctttttaatatttaaaatacaaattgaaatatctttaaaattattttgtttaaaactaaattaaaaaatcaaaattataattCCGAAATAATCTAAACGGATTCGATCATAATTTAAAAGTGAAAACTCACGTGCAGttaatttcacgtgaagttgatagttgagatctgttagatgaaaatttagtcaaatcagtcaaattatctaacaattcacaattatcaacttcacgtgacttaatttaaattagatggaatttgaaaataatatatatatatttaaaccaTTCCAATTCCTCTATAAATCTCCCTCTCGAATTAGAAAACTTGAAGAGCGTAGTATTCAAAACTAACCTTTCATCTTTTGCGTAGAAAAAACCAAAGCAACCCTTGTTGTGATTCTAACCTTGTgcagagaaagaagaagcaggGGAAGAGAATCGAGAGGTCTTCATCTTCTGCCAAGATGCCAAGAACCCAATCACCTAAAATTGGTCAGTTtcatctttttgttttatttgtgaGAAATATTCATACATGAACGaggaaataaattttttttaccatttcaatttttaaaagaattagaTATAGATGATGAATGAAAATTTTCTTGAGTGTGTAGGAATTTTTGTATGGGATAATgtctatcttttattttttattttttttttcttgttcagTTCTTGCTACTTATTACATTATTGATTCAATTGTATGGTGAACTAATATGGTTTGCATTTATTATTGTGAGttcaaaataatttctttttatttgctttataatgtcaattttttctttttacatatTCTGAAGACGGCTTTAAAGAAGTAGAAGGCCTTAAAGAAGTAGAAGGTTTGGGAAGACCTGTCACTCTTGAGCTGATAGTGTATCCCGGAGAGGTACCATCATACACACTTTTAAGGTTTCTATTATATTTTACCAGTTAATTATGAACAAGAATTAGTTCTTTAAATTTGGTGTAGGATGTGGTCGCAAAGCTATTGAAGCTTTGGAAAGCAAGCAATTACTCTAGCTATGTAGTTTCAGCCTCTGGTCATATATCAAAAGCCGCAATTGGCAAACCAAGCTCAGATATGTTTCATATATATGATGTACAAACAAACAATCACTTATGTGCACTTATTCATTTGTGTCATTCTTTTACGTTCTTCTCATATTTCATTTATTTACATGTTTTTCTGTCATCTGCATGTAGGGACACTTTGAGATTCTGTCTTTGTCTGGAAGTTGTTGTGTGAATCAAGAAGATGGATATGCAGATTGGAGTCTGGGCATCACTTTGGCTGATTCTGATAGTGATAGAGAGGCTTTTGGTGGCACCTTCATCAATACATTAATAGCTTCTGGCACTGTATCTGTAAGAAAACTTGATTTATTCCTTAATTTACTTCCTTGAATTGTAATGTGATTATACATTCTACTAACTTTGTAACTTCTCTTTTAGGTTGGTATATTGAACTTtgtgaaagaagaggaaaagagcACCGAGAAAAACTGCGATGAAACTGGAATGTTTTTTGGtacattctttttttaatatttaaaatacaaattcaaatatctttaaaatctgtttaaaactaaattaaaaaatcaaaattataatcTGAATAAAATCCGAAATAATCTAAACGGATTCaatcataatttaaattagatggaatttgaaaataatatatatatatatgtatgtataaaaGCCATTCCAATTCCTCTCTATAAATCTCCCTCTATTCAAAACTAACCTTTCATCTTTTGCGAAGCAAAAACCAAAGCAACCCTTGTTGTGATTCTAACCTTgtgcagagaagaagaagcagggGAAGAGAATCAAGAGGTCTTCATCTTCTGCCAAGGATAAAAAAATTGGTGAGTTtcatctttttgttttatttgtgaGAAATATTCATACATGAACgaggataaaaaaaatttttaccatttcaattttcaaaagaaTTAGATGTAGATGATGAATGAAAATTTTCTTGAGTGTGTAGGAATTTTTGTATGGGATACTGTCcatcttttatgttttttttttttctttttcagttcTTGCTACTTATTACATTACGATTCAATTTTATGGTGAACTAATATGGTTTGCATTCATTATTGTGAGTTCAAaacaatttctttttatttgcttTATAATGTCAATCCTCATTTTTatattgtgtattttatattctgAAGATGGCCTTAAAGAAGTAAAAGTTTCTGGAAGCAGGCCTATCCTTTTTGAGTTGACTGTGTATCCCGGACAGGTACTTTCATACACACTTTAAGGTTTCTAtcatatttttagttaattatgaACCAAGAATTAGTTCCTTCAAATTTGGCGCAGGATGTGGTCGCAAAGCTATGGAAGTTTTGGGAAGCAAGCAATCGATCTAGCTATATAATTTCAGCTTCAGGTCATATATCAAAAGCTGCAATTGGCAAACCAAGCTCAGATATGTTTCATATATATGATGTACAAACAAACAATCACTTATGTGCACCTGTTTATGTTTGTTATTCTTTTATGTTCTTCTCATATTATTTACATGCCATCTGCATGCAGGGACATTTTGAGATTCTGACTCTCTCTGGAAGTTGTGTGAATGAAGAAGATGGTTCTACAGATTGGTATTTGGGCATCACACTAGCTGATTCTGATAGTGACATAGAGGCTGATTCTGATAGTGACATAGAGGCATTTGGTGGCAGCTCCATCAATACATTGATAGCTTTTGACACTATATCTGTAAGAAAATTTTGACCTATTTCTTAACTTACTTTCTTGAATTGTAATGTGATTGTACATTCTACTAACTTTGAAATTTCTCCTTTAGCTTCTTATGCTGAACTTtgtgaaagaagaggaaaagagcACCGAGAAAAACTGCGATGAAACTGGAACTTCTGCTAAGTCTTCCTCTACAACTGGTGGTGTGCTGATGTCCCTGCTCCTTGCCCTTGGGAAGAAAATAATGGGATTCTTTTCGAATCCGATGGTCAACGAGAGTGATAAGGAAAAACTAATTTGAGAACAATGTGATTAGTTTGATTTCCAAAAGGATTACCTTTGTCGCTTGAGGATAGCATATGATTGTATGTTTCAGGTTtggttaaataaataaagtagacTATAAAACATTTCAGTACAATACTTGATCGCCACTCAAGAATTGTATTCATCATCAGTCATTTCACTGCATTAAGCTAGCAATTAACTAGCTACTTCTCTGAAATTACGTATGATGTCTTCCTCAGTTTCAGAGGCACACACTCACTTTGGTCGTCCAAATCAAAGATATTGAACTAGACATCTTACATTTGGAAGAGAGTTagagaaaataaatacaaagcTTATGTATATGAATTCAATTTGGTAAAAATAAAGGGGTAGGTGAGAATGATAGCAATTCCAATGAAGGGGATGATGCCAATCCTTTTCATTATTCTCCTGAATTTAAAGAGAGACTCCAACCCAATGATTTTATGGATGGAGGTCATTCAGATAAAAACgcctaaaacgtctttttttaaagatgttttcatGTTGTGTTTTAATTGGTTTCAGTATAATTTATTCGATGTTCctcatcacatattattaaatttctcaaaagattttctttccaaaaaataaaaaatatttaatttggactaaaacaaaaaaagtaatagattaactattaaatttttttaaaaaattatttacataaaaaaaatatatcacattcaTCGATATATATAAGAAAGCAAAAGCAAGTTGAGACATATATAAGAAGTAATTGATGCAATTTCCATCAGCTTGCTCATCAGTAACTGTAAGTGATGTGGTAGTTTGAACATATCGGAGGCACTGTTTtatgtcccttctgtctctaaTTACACCATTAATGGAGAACTGAAATGAAACCTTCGAGTTACAcacattttctttcatttcccTCACTATATCAAGGCAGCATTTCCCCTCATACCACAAAAACACACTCCTTATAACATTATTGGGCTCCAGCAGCTGCTAAGACGAAACCCAAAAATCTGTCACTCGAAGTTCAATAGTCATCGTGGTTTCTGGCATTCTACTTCTGTGAATGAAGCCGATGCTGCGGATTATGAATAATTTGAATGTTGGAATAGCCAAAAAGCTGAACGAAAAATGTAAGCAACTACTACTAGCCTATActgtataataattaaattgttttctaataaaaaagataattaaattgttttaatttctataatttCCATAACCGTAAAAAGACTTTCTTAATTAAGGCTTCTCTATATGTCATgaagaattttaaaatgttgTTATCTGAAGAAGCttgaagaaaaacaataatgtgtTACTGAATTACTGTTTTTTACTAGTGGATTATGTTGTTGTATCTGTTATATGATTGAGGGGAACACTATATATATGGTAGTAGTTAATGAATGAATATTGGAGTTTTACTTATTAGGGTTAGGGTGCAAGGATTTGAAACTGAACTTGatggaattaatttattttagtatatttgttagtaatcaatttatttttatccctTCTTATGttgattattataaaattattcaacatataacattatttttcatatccaaatttatcttttgaaaGCTAAAATGAAAtcatatttttgttattgttagtCATATCTTAtatctcttttaaatttaatcttttttttatcaaagataGAGAGACTCGAACCTGCGACCTCTTAAGTGAGTATGGAGAGAGTATGTCATTTGAGATATAACTCATTGGCCTCTTTTAAACTTAATATTATCTCACATTATATAAtggaaaaattattctaaaggaCCGTTaagaagatttaattattaaaaaggacctTTAAtgccaaaattattaaaaaggaccaaatatttttatataatatttaagaagaagaaccaaatctttttataagGAGATAAATATATCTTTAACTATTTTTTCTCAACTATATTTATTTCAGTAGTCTTGACtacagaaattaaaaatatattttccaacCTTCCACAATCATGCACCCATATCGTTTACAATTTGATATCACTCCATTTTACTTCTTTCTTCTGTTTGAATACATTCTCCAGTTTCGGGAGTGTTTCTAAATGAATATCTTGCAACTTGATGTTACGTATAACATCTTGTTTTCTATTATTATCGTCAACTTCTTCAAATATAACTTTGATTGACTCGCAGTTCGTAATCCTCAAGGAACTTAAATTCGACAATCTTTCAACCAAATTATGAGGAATCACATGGACCAATTCATCACATTTCTCAATTATCAGAGTGTGTAGTTTGCCCAAAAAAATTTCATGAGCTTCAGAATTCCATATTTTGCACAAACTCTTTATGTTACTCAGTTTGACAGTCttcaaatttagaaaaattgcATCCTGCTTTTGGTTCACAATAGCAagctaattgaattagcaattATACTAATATGCTAAATACATTTACTGCATTCAAAGTGCAAACAACTCATTTGAaattcttttttcctttcaaaaatcCTATCAAAGCTATAACTAAATAGGTCATTCATCGAAGGGTGTAGAAATTAATGTGTTGTATGGATATAtaaatgtaaataaataatcagTAATTTaagaagataaaaagatttggttctttttaataattttggtattaaaagtcttttttaataattaaatcttcctAACGGtcctttagaataattttccCTTATATAATACTAGCGGCTCccgcttttctattatttttaagaaattaattttcatatttttattttaaaattataaatttaataaaataaaatattaaaaaattttattatcttgaattagagataaaaaattatattcaaagtattctttatttttatgcataattataattgataaaaaatattttttaaaatttattattcattttttaaaattatttttaattttattatttttttaaattattaatttatatttttattattgtctcAACGCCACTGTGATATTGCATTGTTCTCCTTTCTCGTCTTCTTCTCCTTCCACCGTCTCTTCACTCGATGGTTATTAATTATCACCAAATATCATTATCACaacttttaattttgtctatCAGTTTGATTTATAACCAACTATTCTGTTAAATTTTATGAGTTGTTTAAGTTTTgctaaaagaaattttttttgtatcttttcaatatctaaatgtataaaaattataatttttttcttcatgtGCATGTTAGTTTGttgagttaaaaaattaactaaattaattaatgatgacaaatattattttattagacaaATTATCTAATAAATGTTAATTACTTGTGATTAAGAGTTGCAGCTAAAATGAATTGTTGCAATAGCCCAATATAAAAGCAAGCAGCCCAAGTGGATAAAAACTAGAAACAAGGCTGGTGGGCTATACTATAAATAGAAgcccaaagaaaaacaaagcaaGAGATCAGGCGGGCCAAGCAAATCAAGACCCGATCCAAACCCGATTTGATTTCAGCAAATCCCCCCATCTTGCTTCCAAAGCAACGTTCATCTTTCTCTGTCTCAGTCAAATCACAGAAGTAAGAGAAAGTGCTTAGTTCCTAAGCTATGGACAGAAGAAACAAGAAAGAGAAGGATAGGCAAGAAAAGTTGAGGTCAAATCAGCAagttcaaaccaaatcaagttTAGGCAAAGGTTAAAGATAAACCATTTCCTATTGCATGAATACTGTGTTCCTCTCTTATTTCTAACTCTCTGCCATTCCGAAAATGGGTTACAAGAGAAAGTTGatttctactctaatctgttgtgtatctacggtcacaagtaagtcttggggaccaagtaacTTCTCAATGACCAAGATCTGGGTTTACTATTGAGGATATATATTTTCTgcttttctatggtttttggtCAACAAGAGAATGTCAAAGCACAGTTTCCTTTCTGAGAATTAATGGGAAAAAGGTGAGATGgtgggttggtgaagcacaCTGCTCAAAGTTTGGCCTAGGAAGAAGAacccagcaacatgcaaggagataaaagaggtTTGATGTTCATTCAGAAGCTAAGGAGAAGCTAAGGAGAGAAAACTAGAGTTTGGT belongs to Arachis duranensis cultivar V14167 chromosome 8, aradu.V14167.gnm2.J7QH, whole genome shotgun sequence and includes:
- the LOC107461351 gene encoding uncharacterized protein LOC107461351, whose product is MPRTQSPKIDGFKEVEGLKEVEGLGRPVTLELIVYPGEDVVAKLLKLWKASNYSSYVVSASGHISKAAIGKPSSDMFHIYDGHFEILSLSGSCCVNQEDGYADWSLGITLADSDSDREAFGGTFINTLIASGTVSVGILNFVKEEEKSTEKNCDETGMFFEKKKQGKRIKRSSSSAKDKKIDGLKEVKVSGSRPILFELTVYPGQDVVAKLWKFWEASNRSSYIISASGHISKAAIGKPSSDMFHIYDGHFEILTLSGSCVNEEDGSTDWYLGITLADSDSDIEADSDSDIEAFGGSSINTLIAFDTISLLMLNFVKEEEKSTEKNCDETGTSAKSSSTTGGVLMSLLLALGKKIMGFFSNPMVNESDKEKLI